GCCTCGGCCGCCGCCCGGTCGGCCGCGGGATCGTCGAGGCGGCGGGCGGTGCCCTTGATCGGGCGCGTCTCCACGTGCCGGCCATCCAGCCGGATGAAGCGCTCGGGCGAGGAGGACGCCACCGTCAGTCCCTCCAGCTCCAGGTAGGCACCGAAGGTCGCGGGATTGGTCTCGCGCAGGCGGCGATAGAGCGCGAACGGGTCGAAGCCGGCGGGCAGGTCCGCCGAGAAACGCTGGGCGATATTGGCCTGGTAGATGTCGCCGGCCCGGATATAGGCGCGCACCTTTTCGACAGCGTCCTCATAGCTTTGCCGGTCGAAATTGGAACGCCACGTGAGCTTCTCGGCGGGGCTAGAAGGCGGCGGGGTCGGGGCTGCCGCGGCGCCGAGCAGGTCGGCGAAGCGGGCGAGCTGCGCTTCGGCGCGGTTCTGCCGGGCGGCGGGCTCGCGCTCGGGGAAGCCGGTGGCGACCAGCCGGGCGGTTCCGGTGGCATGGTCGATGACCAAGGACGTGTCGTAGAGATTGAAGGCGATGTCGTCGGTGAGCCCTGCCCGCCGGGCCGGCACCGTGACCCGCTCCAGCTGCGCGCCGAGATCGTAGGCGAGATATCCGATGGCGCCGCCCGGGAACGGTTCGTCCGGACCGGGCGCGATCCGGTAGGGCGCGAGGCAGGCCCGCAGGGCCGCGAAGGGCCCGCCCGGCACCGGGCGGCCATCCAGGGTCGCGCGCCCGTCGCGGAACCGGAAGCGCGCGAACGGATCGGCGGCCACGATCGAATGGCGCCCGAGCGGATCGTGCCGCATGGCGCTGTCGAGGAAGGCTAGCCCCGGCAGGGCCCGCAGCCGGGCCGCCGCCGCGACGGGATCGATGAAGGGGATCTCTCGGGTCCACATGACCGGGTTCGGGGCTGATGTCCTTGGAGGCCGCGCGCACGCTGCCGTCGCACAGGCGATGCCGCGGGGGAAGCGGCAGTTCCACGCAGGCACCGCCGCGCGGCGCGCACGGCCTCGGTCCTCGGCGCCGGCCGGCGCCGCCGCTTCTTGATGTGTGGTGTCAGGATCAGCCGGTAAAGACTTGCCCAACAGCCAAGTTTGCCGGCGACAGTCAGCCTCGCGCGCGGGGCCGGGCACCCCTGCGGCGGCCGGTCTCGCGCAGGCCGGCGGGAATCGCTATAGGAGCCCCATCCCGAATTCTCGTCCTCGCGTTCCGTGTGACTGTCCCACAGGCCACGCGCGCGGGCGGCGTCCGACCCGTCGAATGCGCCCATGACCGCCACCGCCACACCTGCCCCCAAGGCCTCGGCCCCCAAGATCTCCTTCGTCTCGCTGGGCTGCCCGAAGGCGCTGGTCGATTCCGAGCGGATCCTGACCCATCTGCGCGCCGAGGGTTACGAGCTGGCCCGCCGGCACGACGGCGCCGACGTGGTGATCGTCAACACCTGCGGCTTCCTCGACTCGGCCAAGGCGGAATCGCTCTCGGCGATCGGCGAGGCCATGGCGGAGAACGGCCGGGTCATCGTCACCGGCTGCATGGGCGCGCAGCCGGAGGAGATCCGCGAGAAGTATCCCGACCTCCTGGCGGTGACCGGTCCGCAGGCCTACGAGTCGGTGGTGGCGGCCGTCCACGAGGCGGTGCCGCCGGCCCACGACCCGTTCCTCGACCTCGTGCCGCCGCAGGGGATCAAGCTCACCCCGCGCCACTACGCCTACCTGAAGATCTCGGAAGGGTGCAGCAACCGCTGCAGCTTCTGCATCATCCCGTCCCTGCGCGGGAACCTCGTCAGCCGCCCGGCGGCCGACGTGCTGCGCGAGGCGGAAAAACTGGTCAAGGCCGGCGTGAAGGAGCTGCTGGTGGTCAGCCAGGACACCAGCGCCTACGGCGTCGATATTCGCTACGCCGAGAGCCCGTGGCGGGACCGCCGTGGTCCGGGCGAAGTTCTACGACCTGACCCGGGAACTCGGCGAGCTCGGGGCCTGGGTGCGGCTGCACTACGTCTACCCCTACCCGCACGTGGACGAGGTCATCCCGCTGATGGCCGAGGGCAAGGTGCTCCCCTATCTCGACATGCCGCTCCAGCACGCGAGCCCGTCGGTGCTCAAGCGCATGCGCCGCCCCGGCAACCAGGAACGCCAGCTCGACCGGATCCGGAGCTGGCGGCAGATCTGCCCGGACCTCGCGATCCGCTCGACCTTCATCGTCGGCTTCCCCGGCGAGACCGAGGCCGAGTTCGAGGAGCTGCTGGCCTGGCTGCAGGAGGCCAAGCTCGATCGGGTCGGCTGCTTCGAGTACGAGCCGGTGGCGGGCGCCACCGCCAACGCGCTGGGCGACCTCGTCCCGCCGGAGGTCAAGGCTGAGCGCAAGCGCCGGTTCATGGAGACCCAGAACGGCATCGCGCTGCGGCTGCAGCGGGCGAAGGTCGGCAAGCGGCTGCCGATCATCGTCCGATTCCGTCGAAAGCGGGGTCGCGCGGGGCCGGTCCAAGGCCGACGCGCCGGAGATCGACGGCACTGTCCACGCCGCCTTCCGGCGCCCGGTGCGGGTCGGCGATATCGTCACCGTGAAGATCGACCGGGCCGAGGCCTACGACCTCTACGGCAGCGTCGCCTGAGGCGGCGCGCTGTAGCGACTTTCCAAACCGCGTCCTCATCCTGAGGTGCCGGCGCGCAGCGGGGGCCTCGAAGGTGGTCTCCAGAAGGCACGGCGATCCCCGGGGCCCTCCTTCGAGGCCCGCTGACGCGGGCAGCTCAGGATGAGGGAGTGGGATATCCCTGTTGAGGTGTGATCAACCCGCCTTGACCCGGCCAGGCCGCCGCGTTCTTTGGAACAGAGCAGGAACCCACGGCGGATCTCCGAGGCGGCGATGGATCCGGAGGTCGCGCTCCGAAAAATCATCCACATCGACATGGACGCGTTCTACGCCTCCGTGGAGCAGCGCGACGACCCGTCCCTGCGCGGCCTGCCGCTGGCCGTGGGCGGCTCGCGGGAGCGCGGCGTGGTGGCGGCGGCGAGCTACGAGGCCCGGAAATTCGGCGTCCGCTCGGCCATGCCGTCGGCCACCGCCCGCCGGCTCTGCCCGGACCTGCTGTTCGTGAAGCCGCGCTTCGAGGTCTACCGGGCGGTCTCGGAGGAGATCCGGGCGGTCTTCGCCCGGCACACGCCGATCATCGAGCCGGTGGCCCTGGACGAGGCCTATCTCGACGTCACCGAGAACCTCCTGGGCCTCCCGACGGCGACGGCCGTGGCGAAGGCGATCCGGGCCGAGATCCTGGAACGCACCGGGCTCATCGCCTCGGCCGGGGTCTCGTACAACAAGTTCCTCGCCAAGGTGGCGTCCGACCACAGGAAGCCGAACGCCCTGTTCGTCATCACCCCCGCCATGGGACCGGATTTCGTGGCGGAGCTGCCGATCGGCCGGTTCCACGGGGTCGGCCCGGTCACCGAGGCGAAGATGAAGCGGCTCGGGATCGAGACCGGGGCGGATCTCCGCACCTGGACGCCCGAGCGCCTGCGCGAGACCTTCGGGTCGGCGGGCGCCTACTATTACGCCGTCGCCCGCGGGATCGACGCGCGGCCGGTCCGCGCCCACCGGGTGCGCAAGTCGATCGGCGCGGAGACCACCTTCGCGGAGGACACGGCCGCCTTCGAGGTCCTGGCCGCCCGGTTGGCGCCGCTGTTCGACAAGGTCTGGACCGGGGCCGACGCCAAGGGCATGCGCGCCCGGACCGTGACCCTGAAGCTGAAATTCTCCGATTTCGCCCAGGTCACCCGGGCGAAATCGCTCGCCGTTCCCGTGGCCGACCGGGCCAATCTGGAGCGGATCGGCCTCGACCTGCTCGCCGGCCTGTTCCCCCTGCGGCGCAGCGCGCGGCTGATCGGGGTATCGCTCTCGGGCTTCGCGCAGGACGAGCCCGACGGGCCGCAGCAACTCGGGCTGGCGGTCTGACACGGCCTCCGGGGCAAGCGCCCGCGCGGTCATGCGCGGCACTGCGCCTGTGCGGTTCCGCACGTCGGGCAGGCGGGATCGGTCCCGGAGCGGAGCGATCCGGCACGGATCGGGGTTGTCCGAGCCCGTGCGAACACAAGGACCTTGCGGATGTCGAAGCACGCCCTCCTGGCCCTGGCCGCCGCGCTTCTCCCGGTCCTCGCGGCGGGCGCCGCCCGCGCGGACGGCACATCCGCTTTCGGGGCAGCCAACGCGGCTCAGCTGCGCGGCTACACCGCGAGCCCGGCCCAGATCTACGTTCCGGCAGGCGGCCCGAGCGCCGGCCCGCAGCCCCCGCGCCGCAGCGGCCGAAGGCGCCGGCGCGCGGCCGCTGAGATCGACCCGGGCCGCGCGGGCCCGGGCATCCCATCACACGTTCTTGGTCACGCGTTCTTGCGCGGCCGGTGGTCGGGGTCGATGCCGCCATCGACCTTGGTCTCGTTGTCCACGTCACCCTCGAAGGTCGAATCCGCCTGCAGATCGGCAGGATCGGCGCCGCTCATGCCCTTCGAGGTGCCGATCCCGGGATTGCCCTTGAGGTCGGCGTCGGTCGGGGTCTCGGTCTTCAGATGCTTGGACGACATGCAGGCTCCTGTCGGATGCTGATGTCGGGCCAACGCACCGGGGCGGAGACGGTCACCCGCGCCCCGTGCGGCGGTTCGCCTCCCGGTCCCCGCAGATCCTCAGCCGAGCGCGGCCGCCCCGATCCGGCGCACGCCCGCCGTCTCCATCCGCGCCCAGGCCTGCGCGAGGGATCCGTCCACGTCGATCCCGCGCACGGCATCCTCCACCACGAGGACGTCGAAGCCCGCGTCGCTTGCATCGAGCGCGCTCCAGGCGACGCAGAAATCGGTGGCGAGGCCGCAGATGACGACGCGGGTGATGCCGCGCTCCCGGAGCGCCCCGGCGAGCCCGGTGCGGGTCGCCCGGTCGGCCTCCAGGAAGGCCGAGTAGCTGTCGACCCGGGGATCGAGCCCCTTGCGCACCACCAGGCTCGCCCGGTCGGTGGCGAGACCCGGCGCGAAGGCGGCGCCCGGGCTGCCCTGGACGCAGTGGCGCGGCCACAGCACCTGCGGTCCGTAGGGCAGCATCACCGTCTCGAACGGGGCCCGCCCCGGATGGGTCTCGGCGAAGGAGACGTGATCCGCCGGATGCCAGTCCTGCATCAGCACCACGTGCCGGAAGCGGTGCTGGAGCGCGTTGATCGGGCCGACCACCGCGTCGCCATCCGGGACGGGGAGCGCCCCGCCCGGCAGGAAATCGACCTGCACGTCGGCGAC
This window of the Methylobacterium tardum genome carries:
- the pabB gene encoding aminodeoxychorismate synthase component I — protein: MWTREIPFIDPVAAAARLRALPGLAFLDSAMRHDPLGRHSIVAADPFARFRFRDGRATLDGRPVPGGPFAALRACLAPYRIAPGPDEPFPGGAIGYLAYDLGAQLERVTVPARRAGLTDDIAFNLYDTSLVIDHATGTARLVATGFPEREPAARQNRAEAQLARFADLLGAAAAPTPPPSSPAEKLTWRSNFDRQSYEDAVEKVRAYIRAGDIYQANIAQRFSADLPAGFDPFALYRRLRETNPATFGAYLELEGLTVASSSPERFIRLDGRHVETRPIKGTARRLDDPAADRAAAEALLASVKERAENVMIVDLLRNDLSRVCAPGSVAVPTLCGLETYAGVHHLVSVVTGDLRDGLDALDLLEGTFPGGSITGAPKIRAMDIITEIEGDARELYCGAIGRIGFDGALDTSIAIRTVFMDDRQAVLQAGGGVTLLSEPGPEYDETLAKAERVFEAFA
- the dinB gene encoding DNA polymerase IV, whose translation is MDPEVALRKIIHIDMDAFYASVEQRDDPSLRGLPLAVGGSRERGVVAAASYEARKFGVRSAMPSATARRLCPDLLFVKPRFEVYRAVSEEIRAVFARHTPIIEPVALDEAYLDVTENLLGLPTATAVAKAIRAEILERTGLIASAGVSYNKFLAKVASDHRKPNALFVITPAMGPDFVAELPIGRFHGVGPVTEAKMKRLGIETGADLRTWTPERLRETFGSAGAYYYAVARGIDARPVRAHRVRKSIGAETTFAEDTAAFEVLAARLAPLFDKVWTGADAKGMRARTVTLKLKFSDFAQVTRAKSLAVPVADRANLERIGLDLLAGLFPLRRSARLIGVSLSGFAQDEPDGPQQLGLAV
- the pncA gene encoding bifunctional nicotinamidase/pyrazinamidase, producing MTPGSADLLLVADVQVDFLPGGALPVPDGDAVVGPINALQHRFRHVVLMQDWHPADHVSFAETHPGRAPFETVMLPYGPQVLWPRHCVQGSPGAAFAPGLATDRASLVVRKGLDPRVDSYSAFLEADRATRTGLAGALRERGITRVVICGLATDFCVAWSALDASDAGFDVLVVEDAVRGIDVDGSLAQAWARMETAGVRRIGAAALG